The nucleotide window aagactctttgccgagtgctcgattatttgccctcggcaaagggacaggccctcggcaaagatgctctgtccggtagtgtCATGTCCTCGTTGTCAGTCATGTTAACGAGAAGCATCTGGAGATTTTCCATGGACCCTTCCTCAAACCGAATAATATCAGGCTGCTTAGTGTCAGATGACACTCTGAGGTTGGCGAGCGCTGGGAACTTGTGCCTAGTGCGTGCAACCAGCTCACGGCCAGCGTAGCACTTATGAAGAATGGTGATGATCTTGATGCTGGAGCACTTGCACAGTTCGTCGAACAGAATGTCCCCGTCGAGTCTTGCCCACGATATGTTAATCTTAACAAGGTATGTGAGTTTGCCAATCCAGGGAGGCAAGTGGTTGATGCCACCGGCGATCATCAGGAAGCGGAGGAACCTTGGTGGCGGGTCCAGTTGGTCGAGAAATGAGCCGAGCATGTACTCATAGCCCATGTCTCCAATGATAAGACGCCGGAGGGATTGTAACTTGCTCAGGGACTGGGCAAACTGAGGGAGAACCTTCTCGTCAAAGAAGATGTCGTCGACGTATACAGCCAGCTCTTCGAGGTGTTCTAGCTCACCCACTTCTTTTGCAACCTCGAGGTCGTTGCCGAGGACGGAGAAACCCACCTCACGCAGCTTGGTCATGTTCCTGAGACCCCGGGGCAGCCTCCAATGATTGCGGCCGAGGCTTGTCTGCAGGCGCTCAAGTTGATACAGCTTCTTCACGGAATCCGGCAGGGGGCAATATATCTGACGTGTCACGCACATCCAACGTCTGCAGATGCTCTAGGTTCTGTATCTGAGATGGAACCTCCTCGATATATGTACCCATGAAGCTCAAGAACCTGAGAAGGTACAGCCTGCAGATACATTGCAGGTGATGCTTAGTTAGACCCACACAGCCTTCGAGGTCAAGCACCCTCATCAGGGGGGTGAACTTAACCAGGAGATCCAGCAGCTGCTGCCCTTTCTGATGGAAGATGTTCAGTGATCGGACATGCTGCACATTCATCCCCTCAATGCCATTGTCATGAAGTCGTCGTCCCGCCATATTTTTCTTGGCCCCCTCTACACTACTACTCTGCCTTCTGCTGTCGTCCCCGTGGATGGAGAGGCGACGAATCCTGTCATACGACATCCCAGCATACTGCCCGGCCTCCTATCAGGCTGACGAAGTTGCACTCCAGGGACTTGGACACCATGACCTCAAGAAGCATGTCGTGCACACGACACGTCTCCTCTGTCCAGTAAAAACTGACTTGGATTTGAATCATGTTCCTGCTCACCAGCTCATCTAGGTAGGATTCTGCAACCTCCATCGGTGTGAATCCCCGCTTCTCCATAACCAGTCCTTCAGCGATCCATCTGCACAAGAGCCGATACTTTTCAATCTCATAATCCTCTGGGAAGATGCTAAGGTACATCATGCAACTCTTGAGCTCGTGCGGCAGATGATTGTAGCTGAGCGTGACTATCTGCCTCATCCCTTCCAGGGTAGGGTGGCTCTCCATCTGAGAACCAATTGATCTGTAGACTGATTCCCACTTTTCAATGCTTCCCAGTGATGTATAGGCAGCCAAGACGCTAGCACTGCTAACGATAGCCAATGGCAAGCCAGCACATCTTTTCAATATCTTGCCCATCACGTCTTCAACCTCCGTTGGGCAACCCTTGTTGCCAAATGTTATGCGGACGAACAAACTCTTGGAAGCATCAGAATCGAGGGCTTCCATTTGATGGATGTGATCTTGTCCACCTATAGAAGGACTGCATGCTTTGGCCACATTCTCTATCCTAGTGGTTACGATGATTCCACTACCGCAATTGTTATCTGGAAACACAGATTGGATTGCCTCCCATGCTCGTATGGTCCAGACGTCATCGATGACAACGAGGTACCTGCAGTTTAGTCCTGTATATACCACTATATATCAGTTCTGTTGCACACCTGAAATGGAATAACAACTAAGCTTTGTGTGTACAAACTGAAAAATAGTCTATAAACCCTTGCTCTCGTATGTGCTAGCATCTATATTATTAGTTACTGTTTACTGTTTACTACAATTAACTAATAAAGATTATTTATATTAAATTATATGTTATTTTACCTTGTTCATTTTCTATCACAATAGACATAATATATACTACTTTGTAGTCTCTATCTAGTTATATGACGAACTCATAAATTACTATCTACATGTTTTTTCATCTATATATAGACTCCTAGGTTATCCTCATGGTTCATGCAATGACATAAATAGTGGTTTCTGCTTGCACTTGCGCCACCACACTGAACATATTGAATTTGTTATACCACAGAACCATATGTTTAGTATAATTGTTTTATAAAACATAGAGTGTTCAAAATTAAATTATTAATATAGATATGACAGAAGACTTGTTTGTTATACCTTATAAACTGCTGATGGTCAAAATAAGCTAAGACTAAAAGCCAAATAGCTTTTTTTAGCTTTTGTTTATCACGTTTCTACCCCACAACATCCATTTATACTAAAACGTGGAACTGGGTCAGACCAGCTTATTTTGACCGTTGTTTTTGCTCCATTTCTATAGCTTCTCTAGGAAGCGGTTTTTTTACCGCTCTACCAAACATTGCCATAATGTAATCACACTCCATCCCCAAATAAataagtttccaaaaattttcagaCATATTAAGGATGCCGGCAAAAGATGCATGTACACTCACCTCCAGACGACAGATGCTAGCCGGCCAGCCGCCACCGGTCGACGCCGTAGGTGGGCCAACCCTGCCGCAGCCCGCCGCCGAGAGAGATCCGGCTGCCGGAGCGCCAGATCTGGCCCCAGGAGGGGCGAATCTGGCTGACCGCTGCAGCAAACCGCCAGAGATGGAGAGGGTGTAGCAGCTGCCACCACCTGGCCCGACAGCCGGTGTAGGTCGACCCGTCCACTCCCCATCACTGAGGAAGGAGAGCCGGCCACCAGTGCGCGCAGATCCGGCCCTAGGGGGGCGGAtccggccggccgccgccgctccctgccGGAGGTGGAGAGGGTGGAGGGGGAGGTAAAGGAGCgagggtgagggagagggaggtgcGAATGGAGCACCTTTTTTGGGCCCATCGCTGGTCGCTACAACAACGCGCTAGTGGCCGGCGACGACTGCTGGAGTGGAGGCCGAGAGGGGGGAGCTAGGACGGTGACGAAGTCGCCCCCGAGTCGCCCTATTGAGGATGCTGGGGGGAGAGGTGGAACTCGTCCGGTGATCCATACAGGTAGTTTTGTGGTGCCTGTGCGTGAGGATAAGGACGAGAAAAGGAAGAGTAAGAGAGGTAAAGAAAAGATAATATATAAAAGAAGATAAGTTAAAGTCGTCAACTCCCAAGTCGCCTCCTATTGTCCTAAGAGCATCCGCCGCCCCCGCCTTCCACCATCGTTGGTCCCCCTCCCTTCCCCTATAGCATCTCGCTGGAGGCCGAAGGGAGTGGGGATCCATCGTTTTTAACAAGTTTTTCTAGTAGATCGAGTCTTGAGGTTAGAGTCTCTCCATGCTAAGTTTCTTGGTATTGGGgatttatctcctcctcctcACCAGCGACGGCGAGGGGGCAGGGTGGAATCGTTTTCTCCATGGCGGCTCTATTGAAGATAAGGGCGACAACTACGGCGTCAGCAACTTCACCGGTATGACGGCATAGAGACATTTCTTTCCAGGTGGTGACATCAAGGCGGAGATGATGTCGCTGCCATGGAATATTTTTTCTCCATTTTCTTGTGGTTAGATCAGGCCACgatgaaggactagggagaataatTTTTAGATCAGTCTTCCTCAATCTTCGGTggtagaaagaagaaggaagacacaagaaagaagaagtttctcaactccgcctATCGGGATGTTGgctgttttgcagaaaagcccccgtgCTTTTAGATATAACAGGACTACTACGCGCACTATTCCTACTATCAGTAATCTTGCAACCAAACCCTCggatgttttcacctttaccacGGGGAGATCCCTGGAAACCCCATGCGCGCTCGCGCGGCGGCCGACGGCATAAGGTAGTTACGCTAGGCAAACTAGGCTCGCTACGACGGAAGTA belongs to Miscanthus floridulus cultivar M001 chromosome 4, ASM1932011v1, whole genome shotgun sequence and includes:
- the LOC136548065 gene encoding disease resistance protein Pik-2-like, with the translated sequence MHLEKNVFKSTIGVLLDINTKTNDGLKSRMDLVNQGIRPKIQPTSPQNGKVDLRGVCNNLTKDEKRGLNCRYLVVIDDVWTIRAWEAIQSVFPDNNCGSGIIVTTRIENVAKACSPSIGGQDHIHQMEALDSDASKSLFVRITFGNKGCPTEVEDVMGKILKRCAGLPLAIVSSASVLAAYTSLGSIEKWESVYRSIGSQMESHPTLEGMRQIVTLSYNHLPHELKSCMMYLSIFPEDYEIEKYRLLCRWIAEGLVMEKRGFTPMEVAESYLDELVSRNMIQIQVSFYWTEETCRVHDMLLEVMVSKSLECNFVSLIGGRAGAKKNMAGRRLHDNGIEGMNVQHVRSLNIFHQKGQQLLDLLVKFTPLMRVLDLEGCVGLTKHHLQCICRLYLLRFLSFMGTYIEEVPSQIQNLEHLQTLDVRDTSDILPPAGFREEAVST